The proteins below are encoded in one region of Bacilli bacterium:
- a CDS encoding SWIM zinc finger family protein: MPAIPLKSHALDYLKEELKNRFAPEMIDRGFDYYLKKKVRAVEFIPNGKIISQVNGTRRQPYKVELDTDFFAISFCTCPYEGFCKHMVAVIFQTIAMAGQRPELLYREIAGEAETEQFKRQQAEQRKKRQTVSTARNLAKEPVVSETDTPQKWLSYIRERLNRYNLTGDHGFVKLYHDLEKKDAVFPHIRFRNGTLELLFFLFAYVEIIGRFDAYSRKYGNSYAYSFYTPFAIRVYQHCMDELDGLLEDFDHSAAQNVAADYLKALIPHLSQQLADCDGVFADWLYIYRVIWTHMLNVKDWVAAERANLQQLLDHNKLSPQSRESISCGLIHLDVLERKDRAAMEKIDRLTVCKQPKYWFQYLYQFYTEQQWDRLLAWLQWMAPLIKKGGSEFNNYLEYWDALAARHPVEREWSETMRYLLPHSYAIYAKRLLETKRYAEWADVTMDCGKSASPLQANVVREVEKAAPEVLLPIYHQYVELCILQKNREYYRIAVKALRRLGQCYKKLKRADDFQRFLEALCGKYYRLRALQEELRKGKLIS; encoded by the coding sequence TTGCCCGCCATTCCGCTCAAATCCCATGCATTGGACTATTTGAAAGAAGAACTGAAGAACCGATTTGCGCCGGAAATGATCGACAGAGGTTTTGACTATTATCTGAAGAAAAAGGTGCGCGCGGTCGAATTCATCCCGAACGGGAAGATCATTTCGCAGGTCAACGGTACGCGGCGGCAGCCTTATAAAGTTGAACTGGATACGGACTTTTTCGCAATCAGTTTCTGCACGTGTCCCTATGAGGGCTTCTGCAAACATATGGTCGCCGTTATTTTCCAGACAATCGCTATGGCGGGACAGCGGCCTGAGTTGCTTTATCGGGAAATCGCCGGGGAAGCCGAAACAGAGCAATTCAAGCGGCAACAGGCGGAACAGAGGAAAAAGCGGCAGACCGTTTCCACCGCGCGAAATTTGGCAAAAGAACCCGTGGTGAGCGAGACGGACACGCCGCAAAAATGGCTTTCGTATATCAGGGAGCGGCTCAACCGTTACAATTTGACCGGCGATCACGGATTTGTCAAGCTGTATCACGATTTGGAAAAAAAAGACGCTGTGTTCCCGCATATCCGTTTTCGCAACGGCACGTTGGAGCTGCTGTTTTTTCTATTTGCATATGTTGAGATCATCGGGCGGTTTGACGCGTATTCCCGGAAATACGGGAACTCGTATGCCTATTCTTTTTATACGCCTTTTGCCATCCGGGTCTATCAACATTGTATGGACGAATTGGATGGATTGCTGGAAGATTTCGATCATTCCGCGGCGCAAAACGTTGCTGCCGATTATTTGAAGGCGCTGATACCGCATCTTTCGCAGCAGCTGGCCGACTGCGACGGTGTTTTTGCCGACTGGCTGTATATTTACCGCGTCATCTGGACGCACATGCTGAATGTAAAAGATTGGGTGGCTGCGGAAAGAGCGAATTTGCAACAGCTTTTGGATCACAATAAGTTGTCCCCGCAAAGCCGGGAAAGTATCAGTTGCGGGCTTATCCATTTGGATGTGCTGGAACGTAAGGACCGCGCCGCGATGGAAAAAATCGACCGGCTCACCGTGTGCAAGCAGCCCAAATACTGGTTTCAATATCTCTATCAATTTTACACCGAGCAACAATGGGACAGGCTGCTGGCCTGGCTGCAATGGATGGCCCCGTTGATCAAAAAGGGCGGCAGCGAATTCAACAATTATCTCGAATATTGGGATGCGCTCGCGGCCCGGCATCCGGTGGAGCGGGAATGGTCCGAGACGATGCGCTATCTGCTGCCCCACTCTTATGCCATATACGCAAAACGCTTGCTGGAAACCAAGCGTTATGCCGAATGGGCGGACGTTACGATGGATTGCGGCAAGTCGGCGTCTCCATTGCAGGCAAATGTAGTGCGCGAAGTGGAGAAAGCCGCGCCGGAAGTGCTGCTCCCCATTTACCACCAATATGTTGAGCTGTGCATCCTGCAAAAAAATCGGGAATATTACCGGATTGCCGTTAAGGCATTGCGAAGGCTTGGCCAATGCTACAAAAAACTGAAACGGGCGGATGATTTTCAAAGGTTTTTAGAAGCGCTGTGCGGCAAGTATTATCGGTTACGCGCGCTGCAGGAGGAATTGCGGAAAGGAAAGCTGATTTCATGA
- a CDS encoding DEAD/DEAH box helicase, which translates to MNAMTKPKIAVHCEWVNDKGFLLYGRISGRHAVNIFELKNKLFGWHARSYYGTMLEIVEEKGRQRILLDPLMALDYFAGSGPLLHAALEWDETAAMLREAAAFFYAALREGRFMPDMRRRRFDFPGWKMIVPEDQRATYERIVAEAKRLGAAYLKDWFDCALLRMIETEGEVRAAFGKIAARYPGVLRSAPALSEIGDDALRANAAEIAGVAGAVDAAGVAEAAGAVEVVDAAGVARATEAMNAAEEEWLMSIGWKIDLSPFRISLQLVEPRERDEWTLRLLLQDKNNEERLAVCDLDGLPPADAPTKADGADSSSLGASVGPSIGPEIPAEWNAFLPSAVARFVRGCLRTVPGLAQGTSAGRMKAVLDDEEAWRFLTEDSLHLAEAGYPVLLPSWWDTVKRTKPRLKAKIRSSVGSAGESLFGLQQIVQFDWKMAIGGLELSEAEFRELAASKRRFIFLRGQWIHLDPGYLRELQRKMKLVEKKGLSFRDVLELHLSGADAADAFSANGHDAITQIDEADAAEEVRMEVELNQHLAELVAQLQKTTQLPLFPAPENFHGTLRNYQIQGSSWMVFLHRYGLGGCLADDMGLGKTVQWIAYVLHLKRNGALDAPALLICPTSVLGNWQKELRRFAPNLKLYIHYGSNRRKGDAFAASVQGADVVLTTYTLSHLDEAELTAVRWGTLCLDEAQNIKNAYTKQAAAIRKLEANHRIALTGTPIENRLTELWSIFDFLNPHYLGSLNHFRATFVNPIEKTKNPKLIERVQKLIQPFLLRRVKKDPAIRLDLPEKNESKIYVSLTAEQATLYETILEDMFARLDRLPPMERRGLILAVLTRLKQVCDHPSLILKDTRTDASARVPRSNKIARLLEMVGELREEDDRCLIFTQFVEMGHMLVQFLEKRLGERVLFLHGGVPKTRRDRMIATFQDERQNDSGIFVLSLKAGGTGLNLTAANHVFHVDRWWNPAVEDQATDRAYRIGQKRDVQVHKFVSLGTLEERIDEMIERKQGLSRQIVGAGEHWITELSTSELRDIFALRREWIDESK; encoded by the coding sequence ATGAATGCGATGACAAAGCCGAAAATTGCCGTTCACTGCGAATGGGTCAACGACAAAGGCTTTTTACTTTACGGACGAATCTCGGGCAGACACGCGGTAAACATATTTGAGTTGAAAAACAAGCTGTTCGGCTGGCACGCGCGCTCGTATTACGGGACGATGCTGGAAATTGTCGAGGAAAAAGGAAGGCAGCGCATTTTGCTCGATCCGCTCATGGCGCTCGATTATTTTGCCGGATCGGGCCCGCTGCTGCATGCCGCGCTGGAATGGGATGAAACAGCCGCCATGTTGCGGGAAGCCGCGGCGTTTTTTTACGCTGCTCTGCGCGAGGGCCGGTTTATGCCGGATATGCGCCGCCGTCGCTTTGACTTCCCCGGCTGGAAAATGATTGTGCCGGAGGATCAGCGGGCAACGTACGAGCGGATTGTGGCGGAAGCAAAACGGCTGGGGGCGGCGTATCTCAAGGATTGGTTTGATTGCGCCTTGCTGCGGATGATCGAAACGGAAGGAGAAGTCCGCGCCGCCTTCGGCAAAATTGCCGCCCGTTATCCGGGCGTATTGCGCAGCGCGCCGGCCCTTTCGGAAATCGGCGACGACGCTCTGCGGGCGAACGCTGCGGAGATTGCGGGAGTCGCGGGAGCGGTGGATGCGGCGGGAGTCGCGGAAGCCGCAGGAGCAGTGGAAGTGGTGGATGCAGCGGGAGTCGCGAGAGCCACGGAAGCTATGAACGCCGCTGAAGAAGAATGGCTTATGTCGATCGGCTGGAAAATCGATCTTTCGCCGTTTCGCATTTCGCTGCAGTTGGTTGAACCGCGGGAACGCGACGAATGGACGCTGCGGCTTTTGCTGCAGGATAAAAACAACGAGGAACGATTGGCCGTTTGCGATCTGGACGGCCTGCCGCCGGCAGACGCGCCGACCAAAGCGGATGGCGCTGATAGCTCGTCTTTGGGGGCGTCGGTCGGCCCTTCAATTGGCCCGGAAATTCCCGCGGAATGGAACGCTTTTCTCCCGTCCGCGGTGGCAAGGTTTGTTCGCGGCTGCTTGCGAACGGTTCCCGGACTGGCCCAGGGCACTTCGGCTGGCCGCATGAAGGCCGTACTGGACGACGAAGAAGCGTGGCGATTTTTGACCGAAGACAGTTTGCATCTGGCGGAAGCCGGCTACCCTGTGCTGCTGCCGTCGTGGTGGGATACGGTAAAGCGGACGAAGCCGCGTTTGAAAGCAAAAATAAGATCGTCCGTCGGCTCCGCAGGCGAGTCGCTTTTTGGGCTGCAGCAAATCGTGCAGTTTGACTGGAAAATGGCCATCGGCGGCCTGGAATTGAGCGAAGCGGAATTCCGCGAGCTGGCCGCCAGCAAAAGGCGCTTCATTTTCCTGCGCGGGCAATGGATCCATCTTGATCCCGGCTACTTGCGGGAATTGCAGCGCAAAATGAAACTGGTGGAGAAAAAAGGGCTGTCCTTCCGCGATGTGCTGGAACTGCATCTGTCAGGCGCGGATGCTGCGGATGCCTTTTCCGCAAACGGGCATGACGCGATCACGCAGATCGACGAGGCTGATGCCGCCGAGGAAGTCCGCATGGAAGTCGAGTTGAATCAGCACTTGGCCGAATTGGTCGCGCAGTTGCAGAAAACGACACAATTGCCCCTTTTCCCCGCTCCGGAAAATTTTCACGGCACTTTGCGCAATTACCAGATTCAGGGCAGTTCATGGATGGTTTTTCTGCATCGCTATGGTCTTGGCGGATGTTTGGCCGACGATATGGGACTTGGCAAAACCGTACAATGGATCGCCTACGTCCTTCACTTGAAGCGAAATGGAGCGTTGGATGCGCCCGCCCTGCTGATTTGCCCCACCTCGGTGCTTGGCAATTGGCAGAAGGAACTGCGGCGTTTTGCCCCGAATTTGAAGCTGTACATCCATTACGGTTCGAACCGCCGCAAGGGCGATGCGTTCGCCGCTTCCGTACAAGGCGCTGACGTAGTGCTGACCACTTACACGCTCTCCCACCTGGACGAAGCCGAATTGACCGCTGTGCGATGGGGCACGCTTTGCCTCGACGAGGCGCAAAACATCAAAAACGCCTACACGAAGCAGGCCGCGGCCATCCGCAAGCTGGAAGCGAACCACCGCATTGCGCTGACCGGCACGCCGATCGAAAACCGGCTAACCGAGCTATGGTCGATTTTTGATTTTCTCAACCCGCATTATCTGGGAAGTTTAAACCATTTTCGCGCGACATTTGTGAATCCGATTGAAAAGACGAAGAACCCGAAATTGATCGAACGGGTGCAAAAGTTGATTCAACCCTTTTTGCTTCGCCGCGTCAAAAAAGATCCGGCCATCCGACTCGATTTGCCCGAAAAAAATGAAAGCAAAATCTACGTTTCCCTGACAGCCGAGCAGGCCACGCTGTACGAAACGATTCTCGAGGATATGTTCGCGCGGCTTGACCGGCTGCCGCCGATGGAGCGAAGGGGACTTATTCTGGCAGTCTTGACCCGGCTAAAACAGGTGTGCGACCACCCGTCGCTCATTTTAAAAGATACGCGAACGGACGCATCGGCCCGTGTACCTCGCTCCAACAAAATAGCGCGGCTGCTGGAAATGGTTGGCGAACTGCGCGAAGAAGACGACCGCTGCTTGATCTTTACGCAATTTGTGGAGATGGGCCATATGCTTGTTCAATTTTTGGAGAAGCGGCTTGGCGAGCGGGTGCTGTTTCTGCATGGCGGTGTGCCGAAAACCAGGCGGGATCGCATGATCGCGACGTTCCAGGACGAGCGGCAAAACGACAGCGGAATTTTTGTGCTGTCCCTGAAAGCCGGGGGAACCGGGCTCAATTTGACGGCCGCCAATCACGTTTTTCATGTTGACCGCTGGTGGAATCCGGCCGTTGAGGATCAAGCGACCGACCGCGCCTACCGCATCGGCCAAAAGCGCGACGTGCAGGTGCATAAATTCGTTTCGCTGGGCACGCTTGAGGAGAGGATCGACGAGATGATCGAGCGCAAACAAGGGTTAAGCCGCCAAATCGTCGGCGCGGGCGAGCACTGGATCACCGAATTGTCCACCAGCGAGTTGCGGGATATTTTCGCGCTGCGCAGGGAATGGATCGACGAAAGTAAGTAG